A genomic stretch from Globicephala melas chromosome Y, mGloMel1.2, whole genome shotgun sequence includes:
- the CLDN34 gene encoding claudin-34 produces the protein MDSSRGSMTYDVKQLNADVTPAALYFQPDTKEIHRTSLGYTATIPLFINSANHQVVGFVVATIRWILGTTAMSLVMWLVWYMDKTSLFPSDLACVGMWRVCVFLHTNKISRVTTCHHYSYHDNYLPLGMCVVQNLLLVASILGLWEKASIIFPLRNVYMGILQTNASCNPFVTSGILNIAAGLCISIGVFWNYHSVMNEEHIAFPPSFNMPFKPDTQRIGSASLE, from the exons ATGGACTCTTCTAGAGGCTCCATGACATATGACGTCAAACAGCTGAATGCAGACGTGACTCCAGCTGCACTTTATTTTCAGCCTGACACTAAAGAAATTCACAGAAC TTCCCTTGGGTACACGGCCACCATACCGTTATTCATCAATAGTGCCAATCACCAAGTAGTAGGTTTTGTAGTTGCAACTATCAGATGGATCCTTGGCACCACTGCCATGAGCCTGGTGATGTGGCTAGTATGGTATATGGACAAAACCTCGCTCTTCCCCTCTGATCTAGCCTGCGTGGGAATGTGGAGAGTCTGCGTTTTCCTTCACACCAACAAAATCAGCAGAGTCACCACATGTCACCATTACAGCTACCATGATAATTACCTACCTCTGGGTATGTGTGTCGTGCAAAACCTCCTGCTGGTCGCCAGCATTCTAGGGCTCTGGGAGAAAGCCTCCATTATCTTTCCACTTAGGAATGTGTACATGGGAATTCTTCAGACGAATGCCTCCTGCAATCCATTTGTCACTTCAGGAATTCTCAACATAGCTGCTGGTCTCTGTATCTCGATTGGCGTCTTCTGGAATTACCACTCTGTGATGAATGAAGAGCATATTGCCTTCCCACCATCTTTCAATATGCCCTTCAAGCCAGATACTCAGCGAATTGGCAGTGCTTCTCTAGAG